The genomic segment ACCACCACCGGTCCGCGGCGCGCCCGCTCGCTGATGATCCAGGGCACCAGTTCGGACGTCGGCAAGAGCATGGTGGTCGCCGGGCTGTGCCGCGCCTTCAGCCGGCGCGGACTGGTGGTGCGTCCGTTCAAGGCGCAGAACATGAGCAACAACGCCGCGGTCGCCTCGGACTCGGATCTGCCGCCCGGTCCGAACGGCGAACAGGTCCGAGGCGAGATCGGCCGCGCGCAGGCGCTGCAGGCGCGCGCCTGCCGTGTGGCACCGTCGATCCACATGAACCCGGTGCTGCTGAAGCCGCAGTCGGAAATCGGCGCCCAGGTGGTGCTGCGCGGACGCGTGCTCGGCAACTGCCCGGCGCGAATCTATCACCACATGCGGCAGCGGCTGATTCCGGCGGTGGTCGACAGCTTCGAGCGGCTCGCTGCCGAGGCTGATTTGGTGCTAGTCGAAGGCGCCGGCAGCGGCGCCGAGGTTTACTTGCGCGCCTCCGACATCACCAACATGCGGTTCGCCGAGGCGGCCGATCTGCCGGTCGTGTTTCTGTCGGACATCGATCGCGGCGGGACCATGGCGGCATTGGTCGGCAGCTACGTGCTGCTGAGCGAGGGCGATCGGGCCCGCGTCGTCGGCTATCTGATCAACAAATTCCGCGGCGACTTCTCGCTGTTCGAACCCGGTTGCCGGACCATCACGGCGGAGACCGGCTGGCCGTTCCTCGGCGTGCTGCGCTGGTTTCCCGGCGCCGACCGACTGCCGGCAGAGGACTCGCTGGCGCTGGAGCGCGCCGCGGCGGCGAGCCGGGGCCGGCTCAAGATCGCGGTGCCGCGGCTGCAGCGCGTCGCCAATTTCGACGACCTCGATCCGTTGGTGGCCGAGCCCGACATCGACCTGCAGTGGATTCAGCCGGGCTCGCCGATTCCTGCCGATGTCGATGTCGTGGTGCTGCCGGGCTCGAAAGCGACCCGCACCGAGCTCGACCTGATCCGGCGCGAGGGCTGGGACATCGACATTCACGCTCATGTCCGCCGCGCCGGCCGCGTCGTCGGGCTGTGCGCCGGCTTCCAGATGCTCGGCCGCGTGGTGCGCGATCCGCAAGGCATTGAAGGACCTGCGGGCGAGACCGCTGGGCTTGGTTTGCTCGACATCGAGACCGAGATTTCTGGCGACAAGCGCCTGATCGAGATCGATGCGATCGATCGGGTCAGCGGGTGCCGCGTCGTTGGCTACGAGATGCACATGGGCCGTACCACCGGCCCAGGTCTGGCGCGGCCCTGGCTGAAGCTTGAGGAGGGCGGCACCGAGCGCGCCGAAGGCGCAGTCTCGGCGGACGGCCGCGTCAGCGGCGGCTATCTGCACGGCATTTTCGGCGGCGATGCGTTCCGCTCCGCGTGGTTGGCGCAGATCGGCGCTGCGTCGTCCGGGCTCGATTTCGAACGCCGAGTCGAGGAGACGCTGGACGCGCTCGCCGATCATTGCGAAAGCAATCTCGATCTCGATGCCTTGCTGGCGTTGGCGCGGTGAAGCGGCGTTCGCGCGGCGGAATAGGACGACGATGCGGAAGATCTTGTTGATCGGAATCGGGCCTGGCGGTCCGAACTATTTGACCGTTCAGGCAGTCGAGGCGCTGAACCGCGCGACCGTGTTCTTCATTCCTGACAAGGGAGAAGAAAAAGCCGAGCTGCGCCTGGCGCGGGAGCAGATCTGCGAGCGCTTCATCAAGACGCCGGGTTACCGCTTTGTCACCATCGACATCCCCAAGCGTGAAGCGCAGCCGCAGGATTATCGCGCCACGGTTGACGATTGGCACGCCCAGATCGCCGACCGGTTTCAGCACGCGATGACCGAGCAACTGCCGGAGGATGGTTGCGGCGCATTTCTGGTGTGGGGCGATCCGTCGCTTTACGATAGCACGATCCGCATTCTCGACCGGCTGCGCGGGCGCGGGATGGCGATCGATTACGAGATCATTCCCGGCATCACCGCGGTGCAGGCGCTGACAGCGCGTCATGGCATCGCGCTGAATGGCATCGGCGAGCCCGTCACGGTGACAACAGGGCGCAAGCTCGCCGGCGCGGGGCGATGGTCGGGCGAGACAACGGTGGTGATGCTCGACGGCGAGGAGACTTTCGCCAAGATCGACGCCGAGGGGGCCGAAATCTTCTGGGGCGCCAACCTCGGCATGGACGATGAAGTCCTGGTAGCCGGCAAGCTCCCGGAGATTGCGCCCGAGATTCAGCGCGTCCGCCGCCAGGTGCGTGCCGCCAAGGGCTGGGTGATGGACATCTATCTGCTCCGTAAAGCAGGGGAATCGTAGATTGGTACCGTCGAGCTTCGACGGGCGCTGCTCATTTATCGCGCTTGCTCGATGCCAGCGTATCGGCCAAAACCCCGCCATCGGTGGCGCGCATCACGCGCCGATCTGAGCGGGGCCGACATGAACAGCATCGCGACCAGCCCGAACCGAAGCGGACTGCGCTTCCTGGTGTTTCAACACGTCGATGTCGAGCATCCCGGCATCTTCCGCGAGTTCTGGCGCGAAGCGGGGATCGTGTGGGATGCAGTCGAACTCGATGCAGGCGAACCCATCCCAGCGCTAGAGCCTTACGACGCTCTGATCGTGATGGGCGGCCCGCAAGACGTCTGGCAGGAAGACGAGCATCCCTGGCTGGTGCCGGAGAAGGCCGCGATCCGACGCTTCGTGCAGGAGCTTGGCCGGCCGTATCTCGGCATCTGCCTCGGGCATCAGCTGCTTGCGGCTGCACTCGGCGGCGAAGTCCGTCTCGGCAACACTCCGGAAGTTGGTCCGGGCGAGGTCGAGCTGACCGCGGCCGGCGCAACCGATCCGTTGTTTGCCGGTCTTTCCAGCCCGCTGCAGACCTTCCAATGGCACGGGGCCGAAGTCGCGACGCTACCGGCCGGTGGCGAAGTGCTGGCGCGCAATGATGCTTGCGCGGTACAGGCGTTCCGGTTTGGCCATGCGGCTTACGGGCTGCAGTATCACGTCGAGATCACCGACCGCACCGTGCCCGAATGGCAGCAAATTCCCGCCTATGCCGCTTCGCTCGAGACGGCGCTCGGGCGCGAGCGCGCCGCGAAGCTTGCCGACGAGACCACGGGGCTCTTGCCCGGTTTTGCGCAGGCGGCGCGCCGGCTCAACGATAACTTCCTGCAGATCGTGACGCGCGCGATTGCACGCTAAGCCGTCACGGCGTTTGCGACGCATGCGTCGGCTGCCGTTTGATGTGCCCATGTGGCGCGGCGATCAGGTGCGTCACTTTCGGTTCGGCATCGAACAAGCGGATCTGCTCCTGCAGCACCCGATCGGCGTTGGTGACGCGCTCGTGCTGGCGGAGATGCTCCAGCCATGAAGCGACCTTGAAGGTTTCGACAAAGCGGCCGGGATCGGCCGCATCCTCGAACACGCCCCATTGATAGGCGCCGTCGCGCCGCCGCTGCCGGCTGAGATGCCGCACCGCGCTGAGAAACGCCTCGCGATGGCTCGGCGCAATTCGGTACTCGACCGTGATCAGCACCGGCCCTTGATCCGGCTCGGCGTCGATGCTGACGATCGGCGTCGGCCAGTGCATCGACGGCGACAGATCGACGTCCGCGCCGGCCTTCAGTTTCCAACGCCACGTCGCCACAATACCGAGCATTGCGCCCGCCGCAGCCGCGAAATGTGCGATCGGCAGGCCGAACGATGAGGCGATCTGGCCCCACAGCGCACTGCCTGCCGTCATCGCGCCGAAGAACACGGTGACGAACATCGCCAGGCCGCGTCCGCGGACCCAATCCGGCAGCACGACTTGCACCGAGACGTTCAGGCTGGCCAGCACGGCGATCCACGAGACGCCGGCGAGCAGGCACGCGGCGATAGCTAGTTCGACCTGCCGGGCAAGGCCGAGCATCACCAGGCACAGCGCGGTGCCGAGCGTGCCGGCGGCGACCAGCCGGTCGGGGCCGAGCGCGGCCTTCAGCTTCGGCAGGATGAGCGCGCCCCCGATCGCGCCAGCGCCGACCGCGCCGAGCAGGATGCCGTACAGCTCCGGCCCGCCGGCGATCCGCGACCGGGCCACCAGCGGCAGTAGTGCCCAATACGCGCTGGCAAAGAAGAAGAACGCCACAGCGCGCACCAGCGTCGCGCGGAGCTCGGTGTTGTGCCGGGCGTGACGGATGCCGGTGACCAGCGCTTCGATCAGTCGTTCCGGCGGCAGTGTGCCGCTGCGCGGATGAGCGGGGCGCCACCAGATCAGCGCGGCGATCACCGCAAGGTTGCTGACCGCATTGATCCAGAACGGCGCGGCGATGCCGAGGCTGCCGATCGCGACGCCGCCCAGCGCCGGGCCGATCGCCCGGCTGATATTGATGCCGACGCCGTTGCTGGCGACCGCCGAAGCGAGGTCCTGCTTCGGCACCAGATCCGGCACGATCGATTGGAACGCGGGCGCGGCAAAAGCGGCGCCGGCGCCGAGCAGGAAGGTGAACAGCAGTAGCTGCCGCGGCGTCATCAGGCCGAACCAGACCAGCCCAGCGCTGGCGGCGGCGAACACGGTCAGAACGATCTGCACCACGATCAAGAACTTGCGCTTGTCGACAATATCGGCGAGCGCGCCCGCCGGAATGGCAAACAGGAAGATCGGCAGGTTGGACGCGACTTGCACGAGCGCGACCTGCAGCGGGTCTGCCTCCAGGCTGGTCATCAGCCAGCCGGAGGCGGCATTGAACATCCAGGTGCCGACGTTGGACACCACCGTTGCCGTCCATACCACCGTGAAGGCGATGTGGTGAAAGGCTGCCCAGGATGAAGGGCGTGGCGGAACCGCTGTCTGCTGGCCGCCTTCAACACTGCTCATCGGTCCTCGCTGGGTTGAAGGCGCTCGTGATCTGTCCGGCGCTGGTTGCCAAAGCGGAAATCTAGCGCGGCGGCGCCAAGCGAGATTGCAGGACCTTGCTGCGGTTTGAA from the Rhodopseudomonas palustris genome contains:
- a CDS encoding cobyric acid synthase, translating into MTDAHVEELISRIQFTPRTTTGPRRARSLMIQGTSSDVGKSMVVAGLCRAFSRRGLVVRPFKAQNMSNNAAVASDSDLPPGPNGEQVRGEIGRAQALQARACRVAPSIHMNPVLLKPQSEIGAQVVLRGRVLGNCPARIYHHMRQRLIPAVVDSFERLAAEADLVLVEGAGSGAEVYLRASDITNMRFAEAADLPVVFLSDIDRGGTMAALVGSYVLLSEGDRARVVGYLINKFRGDFSLFEPGCRTITAETGWPFLGVLRWFPGADRLPAEDSLALERAAAASRGRLKIAVPRLQRVANFDDLDPLVAEPDIDLQWIQPGSPIPADVDVVVLPGSKATRTELDLIRREGWDIDIHAHVRRAGRVVGLCAGFQMLGRVVRDPQGIEGPAGETAGLGLLDIETEISGDKRLIEIDAIDRVSGCRVVGYEMHMGRTTGPGLARPWLKLEEGGTERAEGAVSADGRVSGGYLHGIFGGDAFRSAWLAQIGAASSGLDFERRVEETLDALADHCESNLDLDALLALAR
- the cobF gene encoding precorrin-6A synthase (deacetylating), which codes for MRKILLIGIGPGGPNYLTVQAVEALNRATVFFIPDKGEEKAELRLAREQICERFIKTPGYRFVTIDIPKREAQPQDYRATVDDWHAQIADRFQHAMTEQLPEDGCGAFLVWGDPSLYDSTIRILDRLRGRGMAIDYEIIPGITAVQALTARHGIALNGIGEPVTVTTGRKLAGAGRWSGETTVVMLDGEETFAKIDAEGAEIFWGANLGMDDEVLVAGKLPEIAPEIQRVRRQVRAAKGWVMDIYLLRKAGES
- a CDS encoding type 1 glutamine amidotransferase, which translates into the protein MNSIATSPNRSGLRFLVFQHVDVEHPGIFREFWREAGIVWDAVELDAGEPIPALEPYDALIVMGGPQDVWQEDEHPWLVPEKAAIRRFVQELGRPYLGICLGHQLLAAALGGEVRLGNTPEVGPGEVELTAAGATDPLFAGLSSPLQTFQWHGAEVATLPAGGEVLARNDACAVQAFRFGHAAYGLQYHVEITDRTVPEWQQIPAYAASLETALGRERAAKLADETTGLLPGFAQAARRLNDNFLQIVTRAIAR
- a CDS encoding MFS transporter, producing the protein MSSVEGGQQTAVPPRPSSWAAFHHIAFTVVWTATVVSNVGTWMFNAASGWLMTSLEADPLQVALVQVASNLPIFLFAIPAGALADIVDKRKFLIVVQIVLTVFAAASAGLVWFGLMTPRQLLLFTFLLGAGAAFAAPAFQSIVPDLVPKQDLASAVASNGVGINISRAIGPALGGVAIGSLGIAAPFWINAVSNLAVIAALIWWRPAHPRSGTLPPERLIEALVTGIRHARHNTELRATLVRAVAFFFFASAYWALLPLVARSRIAGGPELYGILLGAVGAGAIGGALILPKLKAALGPDRLVAAGTLGTALCLVMLGLARQVELAIAACLLAGVSWIAVLASLNVSVQVVLPDWVRGRGLAMFVTVFFGAMTAGSALWGQIASSFGLPIAHFAAAAGAMLGIVATWRWKLKAGADVDLSPSMHWPTPIVSIDAEPDQGPVLITVEYRIAPSHREAFLSAVRHLSRQRRRDGAYQWGVFEDAADPGRFVETFKVASWLEHLRQHERVTNADRVLQEQIRLFDAEPKVTHLIAAPHGHIKRQPTHASQTP